The Manis javanica isolate MJ-LG chromosome 6, MJ_LKY, whole genome shotgun sequence genome contains a region encoding:
- the LOC140849990 gene encoding lysine-specific demethylase 4D-like → MEAMMSQANCTQNPSCRIMTFYPTEEEFNDFEKYIIYMESQGAHRAGVAKIIPPKGWEARKTYNDIGDILIPTPLQQDILGRAGVFTQYSKKKKAMTVGEYRDLANSAKYQAPPHSDFDDLERKFWKTRLYSSPIYGADVNGSLFDANTKQWNLRHLGTIQDLLEQECGVVIEGVNTPYLYFGMWKTTFAWHTEDMDLYSVNYVHFGEPKTWYAVPPEHGWRLEHLAKELFPASAHSCGAFLRHKVALMSPTVLRDNRIPFSRVTQEAGEFMVTFPYGYHSGYNHGFNCAEAINFAMPRWIDYGKVASQCSCGEARVSFPIDVFVRTLQPERYELWKRGQDREAVNHVAPAAVGSQELGTWKELWATRRAALGLRDLPPRRSLSPARQMPVGRRGHRRAPRLPASRRHVQSSAPPSVAQGRDAACLSPERGSALLTTQDPFDLGLHPTGRRGPGRRPREQGTQELTDQAPAKRRLLLSTACTAQDPDAHALSSDGPSLDNPASPSPASLHSAKASGCCSVPAP, encoded by the coding sequence ATGGAGGCCATGATGTCTCAGGCAAACTGTACCCAGAACCCAAGTTGTAGAATCATGACCTTCTACCCAACTGaagaagagtttaatgattttgagaaatacattatttatatggaatctcaaggtgcACACCGAGCAGGTGTGGCCAAGATAATCCCCCCCAAGGGGTGGGAAGCCAGGAAGACATACAATGACATTGGAGACATCCTAATCCCCACTCCCCTCCAGCAGGACATCCTGGGCAGAGCTGGTGTGTTCACTCAGTACTCCAAGAAAAAGAAGGCCATGACGGTTGGGGAGTATCGCGACCTGGCGAACAGTGCTAAATATCAGGCACCCCCGCACTCAGATTTTGATGATTTGGAGCGAAAATTCTGGAAAACCCGGCTCTACAGTTCACCGATCTATGGCGCTGATGTCAACGGCTCCTTATTTGATGCAAACACCAAGCAGTGGAACCTCAGACACCTGGGAACCATTCAGGACCTGCTGGAGCAGGAGTGTGGGGTGGTCATCGAAGGCGTCAACACACCCTACCTGTACTTCGGGATGTGGAAGACCACGTTCGCGTGGCACACGGAGGACATGGACTTGTACAGTGTCAACTATGTGCACTTCGGGGAGCCCAAAACGTGGTATGCAGTGCCCCCGGAGCATGGCTGGCGCCTGGAACACCTGGCCAAGGAGCTCTTCCCGGCTAGTGCCCACAGCTGTGGGGCCTTCCTGCGGCACAAGGTGGCCCTCATGTCTCCCACTGTCCTCAGGGACAACAGGATCCCCTTCAGTCGGGTCACGCAGGAGGCTGGCGAGTTCATGGTGACATTTCCCTATGGCTACCACTCTGGCTACAACCACGGCTTCAACTGCGCGGAGGCCATCAACTTTGCCATGCCGCGCTGGATCGACTATGGCAAAGTGGCCTCTCAGTGCAGCTGCGGGGAGGCCAGGGTCAGCTTTCCCATTGATGTCTTCGTGCGCACCCTGCAGCCTGAGCGCTATGAGCTCTGGAAGCGTGGGCAGGACCGGGAGGCGGTGAACCATGTGGCGCCTGCAGCCGTGGGCAGCCAAGAGCTGGGCACCTGGAAGGAGTTGTGGGCAACCAGGAGAGCCGCACTGGGCCTCCGGGACCTGCCGCCCCGCCGCTCACTGAGCCCTGCCAGGCAGATGCCCGTGGGGCGAAGGGGCCACCGCCGCGCCCCTAGGCTGCCCGCATCTCGGCGCCATGTGCAGTCCTCTGCTCCTCCCTCTGTGGCTCAGGGCAGGGACGCTGCTTGTCTGTCCCCGGAGCGCGGCTCAGCCCTGCTGACAACCCAGGACCCATTCGATCTGGGTCTCCATCCAACCGGCAGGCGTGGTCCTGGCCGTCGTCCTCGGGAGCAGGGGACTCAGGAGCTGACTGACCAGGCCCCGGCCAAGAGGCGCCTCTTGCTCAGCACAGCATGCACAGCTCAGGATCCCGATGCTCATGCCCTGTCTTCAGATGGACCCTCACTGGACAACCCTGCATCACCGAGCCCTGCATCCCTGCATTCTGCTAAGGCTTCTGGGTGCTGCAGTGTCCCTGCACCCTAA
- the LOC140849987 gene encoding lysine-specific demethylase 4D-like, whose translation MEAMMSQANCTQNPSCRIMTFYPTEEEFNDFEKYIIYMESQGAHRAGVAKIIPPKGWEARKTYDDIGDILIPSPLQQYVLGRAGVFTQYSKKKKATTVGEYRDLANSAKYQAPPHSDFDDLERKFWKTRLYSSPIYGADVNGSLFAKNTKQWNLRHLGTIQDLLEQECGVVIEGVNTPYLYFGMWKTTFAWHTEDMDLYSINYMHFGEPKTWYAVPPEHGWRLEHLAKELFPASAQSCGAFLRHKVALISPTVLRDNRIPFSRVTQEAGEFIVTFPYGYHAGFNHGFNCAEATNFAMPRWINYGKVASQCSCGEARVSFPIDVFVRTLQPERYELWKRGQDREAVNHVAPAATGSQELGTWKELWATRRAALGLRDLPPRRSLSPARHVALGRGGHRRAPRLPASRRHVQASVPPSVAQGRDATCRSLEHGSALLTTQDPSHLGLHPTGRRGPGRRPREQGTQELTDQAPAKKRLLLSTACAAQDPDVQALSSGGPSLDNSAPPSPASLHSAKASGCCSFPAH comes from the coding sequence ATGGAAGCCATGATGTCTCAGGCAAACTGTACCCAGAACCCAAGTTGTAGAATCATGACCTTCTACCCAACTGaagaagagtttaatgattttgagaaatatattatttatatggaatctcaaggtgcACACCGAGCAGGTGTGGCCAAGATAATCCCCCCCAAGGGGTGGGAAGCCAGGAAGACCTACGATGACATCGGTGACATCCTaatcccctctcccctccagcaGTACGTCCTGGGTAGGGCTGGTGTGTTCACTCAATACTCCAAAAAGAAGAAGGCCACGACGGTCGGGGAGTATCGTGACCTGGCGAATAGTGCTAAATATCAGGCACCACCACACTCAGATTTTGACGATTTGGAGCGAAAATTCTGGAAAACCCGGCTCTACAGTTCACCAATCTATGGCGCTGACGTCAACGGCTCCTTATTTGCTAAAAACACCAAGCAGTGGAACCTCAGACACCTGGGAACCATTCAGgatctgctggagcaggagtgtGGGGTGGTCATCGAAGGCGTCAACACACCCTACCTGTACTTTGGGATGTGGAAGACCACGTTCGCGTGGCACACGGAGGACATGGACTTGTACAGTATCAACTATATGCACTTCGGGGAGCCTAAAACGTGGTATGCAGTGCCCCCGGAGCATGGCTGGCGCCTGGAACACCTGGCCAAGGAGCTCTTCCCGGCTAGTGCCCAGAGCTGTGGGGCCTTCCTGCGGCACAAGGTGGCCCTCATCTCTCCCACTGTCCTCAGGGACAACAGGATCCCCTTCAGTCGGGTCACACAGGAGGCTGGTGAGTTCATAGTGACATTTCCATACGGGTACCACGCTGGCTTCAACCATGGCTTCAACTGCGCGGAGGCCACCAACTTTGCCATGCCGCGCTGGATCAACTATGGCAAAGTGGCCTCTCAGTGCAGCTGCGGGGAGGCCAGGGTCAGCTTTCCCATTGATGTCTTCGTGCGCACCCTGCAGCCTGAGCGCTATGAGCTCTGGAAGCGTGGGCAGGACCGGGAGGCAGTGAACCATGTGGCACCTGCAGCAACGGGCAGCCAAGAGCTGGGCACATGGAAGGAGTTGTGGGCAACCAGGAGAGCCGCACTGGGCCTCCGGGACCTGCCGCCCCGCCGCTCACTGAGCCCTGCCAGGCATGTGGCTTTGGGGCGAGGGGGTCACCGCCGCGCCCCTAGGCTGCCCGCATCTCGGCGCCATGTGCAGGCCTCTGTTCCTCCCTCTGTGGCTCAGGGCAGGGACGCCACTTGTCGGTCCCTGGAGCATGGCTCAGCCCTGCTGACAACCCAGGACCCATCTCACCTGGGTCTCCACCCAACTGGCAGGCGTGGTCCTGGCCGTCGTCCTCGGGAGCAGGGGACTCAGGAGCTGACTGACCAGGCCCCGGCCAAGAAGCGCCTCTTGCTCAGCACAGCATGCGCAGCTCAGGATCCTGATGTTCAGGCCCTTTCTTCAGGTGGACCCTCACTGGATAACTCTGCACCACCGAGCCCTGCATCCCTGCATTCTGCTAAGGCTTCCGGGTGCTGCAGTTTCCCTGCACACTAA